Proteins from a genomic interval of Alteromonas macleodii ATCC 27126:
- a CDS encoding NAD-dependent epimerase/dehydratase family protein, with the protein MTQNVVISGYGWLASYVGNALSGKVNIVGTTRSQQKRLALQDQGITAIEYALGEDTSALCNHLPNATLLLNIPPGRRNTDLASYTNNMLQLIDAAISVKVAHIVFISTTSVYGDATNEVVSEVSTTQPQTASAKAHVTIEDYLLSKRGKVDISIVRLAGLVGPDRHPARSLSGKQLDAGNKRINLVHVYDIVSALTTIICGKPLNDVIHLCSLSHPKRGIYYVDAAKAMDIDAPRFSDTEAEPAGKVIDAAQSWARLNITPEYSDPYRMF; encoded by the coding sequence ATGACTCAAAATGTAGTAATTAGTGGCTACGGCTGGTTAGCCAGCTATGTGGGCAACGCACTTTCAGGCAAGGTCAATATTGTTGGCACCACTCGAAGCCAACAGAAACGTCTCGCGTTACAAGACCAAGGTATCACCGCAATTGAATATGCCCTGGGCGAAGATACATCAGCGCTTTGTAACCATTTGCCAAACGCTACCTTGTTGCTAAATATTCCCCCTGGCAGGAGAAACACAGATCTCGCGTCATACACCAACAATATGCTGCAGTTGATAGACGCAGCCATCAGCGTAAAGGTGGCGCATATCGTGTTTATCAGCACCACGTCGGTTTACGGCGATGCAACAAACGAGGTAGTGTCCGAAGTTAGCACTACACAGCCGCAAACAGCCTCGGCCAAAGCCCACGTGACTATTGAAGACTATTTATTGTCTAAGCGAGGTAAGGTTGATATCAGTATTGTTCGCCTAGCCGGTTTAGTAGGCCCAGACCGTCACCCCGCCCGCTCGTTAAGTGGAAAACAGTTAGATGCAGGAAATAAGCGAATAAACCTTGTACATGTGTACGACATTGTATCTGCGCTGACGACCATCATTTGTGGCAAGCCGCTTAACGATGTTATTCACCTTTGCAGCTTGTCTCATCCTAAGCGCGGTATTTATTACGTGGATGCAGCGAAGGCGATGGATATTGATGCTCCTCGCTTTTCTGATACTGAAGCAGAACCTGCTGGCAAAGTGATTGACGCCGCACAAAGCTGGGCAAGGCTAAATATTACACCAGAGTATAGCGACCCCTATCGCATGTTTTAG
- a CDS encoding sodium-dependent transporter: MSGAREQFGSRIGFILAAAGSAVGIGNLVGFPVGAAKNGGGAFLLMYAIFVFAICLPVMLAEMSVGRHAKKDPLGAYSDISGNEKKWKVAGWLAIATPFMIAVFYMVITVWLFGYLFEAVSGNLDKLANPETFGLFINSEAIFLYMAAVVGVVYLILQGGVKEGIEKAAKLLMPALFVMLIGLVIFVLTRENAMAGVEFYIVPEFSKITAEVVNGALSQAFFSLSLGMGILITYGSYIDKRADVPSAAKLVALTDTAVAFTAGLMILPAIFSFNPDINPDDLSESSVGMIFTYLPSIFLALQDSIGYMGASIVASLFFLLVFFAAITSLVSIFEVPVAALMDEKGVSRKWALGSLGSIMILLAILSALSFGKVDMLTSFMHYAGADKSLFDVIYDVFYDTILPLNGLLICLFVIYRWKSANFNASLEEGSSGYKGSWFEKYVDISLKTFIPLILLVIFVNTVAVKYFGLSLFG; encoded by the coding sequence TATTTTCGTTTTTGCCATTTGTTTACCGGTAATGCTGGCGGAAATGTCAGTTGGTCGCCATGCTAAAAAAGACCCGCTTGGTGCATACAGTGATATAAGCGGTAATGAAAAGAAATGGAAAGTCGCGGGGTGGCTAGCTATTGCTACGCCGTTCATGATTGCCGTTTTCTACATGGTTATTACTGTGTGGCTTTTCGGCTATTTGTTCGAAGCAGTAAGCGGAAATCTAGACAAGTTAGCTAACCCAGAAACCTTTGGGCTGTTTATTAACTCAGAAGCCATCTTTTTATATATGGCGGCCGTTGTTGGTGTGGTCTACCTCATCCTTCAAGGCGGTGTAAAAGAAGGGATAGAAAAAGCGGCAAAGCTGCTCATGCCTGCGCTTTTCGTGATGCTTATCGGTCTCGTTATCTTCGTATTAACCCGCGAAAATGCGATGGCTGGCGTTGAGTTCTACATCGTTCCTGAGTTTTCAAAAATCACTGCTGAAGTGGTGAATGGTGCGCTATCGCAGGCCTTTTTCTCTCTATCGTTGGGTATGGGTATTCTTATTACCTATGGTAGCTACATTGATAAGCGTGCAGATGTACCGAGCGCTGCCAAGCTGGTGGCGTTAACAGACACGGCCGTGGCGTTCACTGCGGGTTTGATGATCCTTCCTGCCATCTTCTCTTTTAACCCAGACATTAACCCTGATGATTTAAGTGAATCGTCAGTGGGTATGATTTTTACTTATCTACCTAGTATCTTTCTAGCGTTACAAGATTCGATTGGATATATGGGCGCATCGATTGTCGCTAGCTTGTTCTTCTTATTAGTGTTCTTTGCGGCAATTACGTCGCTAGTGTCTATTTTTGAAGTACCTGTTGCGGCGCTTATGGATGAAAAAGGTGTAAGCCGTAAATGGGCGCTTGGGTCGCTAGGAAGTATTATGATTTTGCTAGCCATCCTAAGTGCGTTGTCATTCGGTAAAGTTGATATGCTTACGTCCTTTATGCACTACGCTGGCGCAGATAAATCACTGTTTGATGTCATTTACGATGTGTTCTACGACACGATTTTGCCTTTAAACGGCTTGCTAATTTGTTTGTTTGTTATTTATCGTTGGAAGAGTGCAAACTTCAATGCTTCTTTGGAAGAGGGCAGCAGTGGTTACAAAGGCAGCTGGTTTGAAAAGTACGTGGATATTTCGCTTAAAACCTTTATTCCGCTTATTTTACTCGTGATTTTTGTAAACACGGTAGCGGTAAAATACTTCGGGTTGAGCCTATTCGGATAG